A window of Hevea brasiliensis isolate MT/VB/25A 57/8 chromosome 14, ASM3005281v1, whole genome shotgun sequence contains these coding sequences:
- the LOC131172779 gene encoding disease resistance protein TAO1-like, which produces MASTSSTPPNQGKKWDVFISFRGDDTRYGILSHLSDALKDKQIKTFTDEELRKGEEISPELLKIIRESSVSIVLFSENYANSPWCLDELVEIRKCKEESAQIVLPVFYKVDPTDVQKLSGNFGEAFAIAMDGEKGSSQKVDNWKRALMEVSNIAGWDSQKIKSEAELVRGIVNDVSNKFSHMSKSDDSCYRNLIGINPRVEEVERLLTDKQIVRIWGMGGIGKTTIARQVFHRNKNKFDGHCFVENVRETMTKQSPDDVRNKIICELLREERIDYLNDRIHKRLKSKKVLIVFDDVEDRNHLKDLAGECDLYGEGSRIIITSRDSLGLSEESIYEVKELIDSQGLELFRLHAFEQNRPKEEYKELSKEATFHARGNPLALKVLGSHLLGRTIEEWESELEKLKGKSLKKIEVVLKRSYDGLEKNEQEIFLDIACFFKGKDKDEVERKLKAFGFYPKSGIPCLIKKSLITISNNRVDMHDLLEQMGKEIVNEECKQPGGRSRLWNYEDIDHVLTTETVRTKLINEAFIIIIFEFCKNCRSRDELNESANKNFECVGANSYNCGMEEISYSRNLIRIPDLSSIAPNVEILYLGLCSSLVEIPSLQNLSKLTELDLTRIKDCPEIPCNIRILNLEDTEQLPSSIKHLSQLVILSLEQCRALESLPSSIGNLKRLEELDLRECSRLVTIPSSIGELKCLEKLLLFGCSNLASLPESIKQLSKLKLLNLKCCNRLKSLPELPSCLELLNAADCRSLESASISLNFLEHEDENEEADKSEHENEEAHKSESEDCKFLDFSNCVKLNKKVMEDVFEAQLLGQKVTLVMAGGEVPERMRYKNKGSSLSFKLDLRHVIAFSFCVVLRPRGRFYFPGFKVDFICESGNRRERNAFNLYSDRFVANWNRYYACPSSSDSSQVLLSFNGLRTRFDEECFVKASFCCNADCFVDLQEIMECGVHPIYSRDKRRSRPHSI; this is translated from the exons ATGGCTTCTACTTCTTCCACTCCTCCCAATCAGGGAAAGAAATGGGATGTTTTTATTAGTTTTAGAGGCGACGATACGCGTTATGGTATTCTCTCCCATCTCTCTGATGCCTTGAAGGACAAACAAATCAAGACTTTTACGGATGAAGAGCTCCGTAAAGGAGAAGAGATCTCACCCGAGCTCTTGAAAATAATCCGGGAATCAAGTGTCTCAATAGTCCTTTTCTCTGAAAATTATGCAAATTCTCCATGGTGTTTGGATGAGCTTGTTGAGATACGAAAATGCAAGGAAGAATCAGCACAAATAGTTCTGCCGGTTTTTTACAAAGTAGATCCAACTGACGTTCAAAAGCTTTCAGGGAATTTTGGGGAGGCATTTGCTATTGCTATGGATGGGGAAAAAGGCAGTTCACAAAAGGTGGACAACTGGAAGCGTGCTTTGATGGAAGTAAGCAACATAGCAGGATGGGATTCACAGAAAATCAA GTCTGAGGCCGAATTAGTTCGTGGAATTGTCAATGATGTTTCAAACAAATTTAGCCATATGTCTAAAAGTGATGATTCTTGTTATCGCAACTTGATTGGAATTAATCCGCGTGTAGAAGAAGTGGAACGGTTGTTAACTGATAagcaaattgtaagaatttggggGATGGGAGGTATTGGTAAAACAACTATTGCACGACAAGTATTTCATCGAAACAAGAATAAATTTGATGGTCATTGTTTCGTTGAAAATGTTAGGGAAACAATGACAAAGCAATCACCAGATGATGTACGGAACAAAATCATTTGTGAATTACTAAGGGAAGAACGTATAGACTATTTGAATGATCGTATTCACAAAAGGCTGAAGAGTAAGAAGGTATTGATTGTTTTTGATGATGTAGAGGATCGAAACCATTTAAAAGATTTAGCAGGAGAGTGTGATTTGTATGGTGAGGGAAGTAGAATCATCATAACTAGTAGAGATTCACTTGGTTTATCAGAAGAAAGCATATATGAGGTTAAGGAGTTAATTGATTCTCAAGGTCTGGAACTCTTTAGGTTACATGCCTTCGAGCAAAATCGTCCCAAGGAAGAATATAAGGAGCTATCAAAGGAGGCGACATTCCATGCTAGAGGCAATCCACTAGCTCTTAAAGTTTTGGGATCTCATTTATTGGGTAGGACGATAGAAGAATGGGAAAGCGAATTGGAAAAATTGAAAGGCAAATCTCTTAAAAAAATTGAAGTTGTTTTGAAAAGAAGTTATGATGGGCTAGAAAAGAATGAACAGGAAATATTTCTTGATATTGCATGTTTCTTCAAAGGGAAAGATAAAGATGAGGTTGAGAGAAAATTAAAAGCATTTGGTTTCTATCCAAAAAGTGGAATACCTTGTCTAATTAAGAAGTCTCTGATAACTATTTCAAACAATAGGGTAGATATGCATGACTTGCTAGAGCAAATGGGCAAGGAAATTGTTAATGAGGAATGCAAACAGCCTGGCGGACGCAGCAGGTTGTGGAATTATGAAGATATTGATCATGTATTGACAACAGAGACGGTAAGGACCAAATTAATCAATGAAGCTTTTATCATTATCATATTTGAATTttgtaagaattgtagatctcgtGACGAATTAA ATGAATCTGCGAACAAA AACTTCGAATGCGTGGGAGCAAACTCATACAACTGTGGAATGGAGGAGATAAG CTACTCTCGTAACCTGATCCGGATTCCGGACTTGTCAAGTATTGCCCCAAATGTCGAGATTTTATATTTGGGACTATGTTCGAGTTTGGTTGAAATTCCCTCTCTTCAAAATCTGAGCAAGCTTACTGAACTTGACTTAACTAGAATCAAAGATTGTCCAGAGATTCCGTGTAATATAAGGATTCTAAATTTAGAGGACACTGAACAACTGCCCTCGTCAATTAAGCATCTGTctcaacttgtcatattgtccttGGAACAGTGTAGAGCACTCGAGAGTCTTCCAAGCAGCATTGGCAATTTGAAACGTCTTGAAGAACTTGATCTACGTGAATGTTCAAGACTCGTGACTATTCCAAGCAGCATAGGCGAGTTGAAATGTCTTGAAAAATTACTTCTCTTTGGATGCTCAAATTTAGCAAGTCTTCCTGAAAGCATCAAACAACTTTCGAAGTTGAAACTGCTTAATTTAAAATGTTGCAACAGACTTAAAAGTTTACCAGAGCTTCCATCATGCTTAGAATTATTAAATGCAGCTGATTGCCGCTCTCTGGAATCTGCATCAATTTCTTTGAATTTCTTAGAACATGAAGATGAAAATGAAGAAGCAGATAAAAGTGAACATGAAAATGAAGAAGCACATAAAAGTGAATCTGAAGATTGCaaatttcttgattttagtaATTGCGTCAAATTGAATAAGAAAGTAATGGAGGATGTTTTTGAAGCGCAACTGTTGGGTCAGAAAGTTACATTAGTGATGGCAGGAGGTGAAGTGCCAGAAAGGATGAGGTATAAGAATAAAGGATCCTCGCTTTCCTTCAAACTTGACCTTCGTCACGTAATTGCCTTCTCTTTCTGCGTTGTTCTTCGTCCCAGAGGTCGTTTTTATTTTCCTGGATTTAAAGTGGATTTCATATGTGAATCTGGAAATAGGCGGGAACGTAATGCGTTCAACTTATATAGCGATAGGTTCGTTGCGAATTGGAATCGTTATTATGCATGTCCGTCTAGTTCGGACTCATCACAGGTGTTGCTTTCATTCAATGGATTGAGGACACGTTTTGATGAAGAGTGTTTCGTTAAGGCCTCATTTTGCTGCAACGCTGACTGTTTCGTGGATCTGCAGGAAATTATGGAGTGTGGGGTCCATCCTATATATAGTAGAGATAAAAGGAGAAGCAGACCCCACTCAATCTAA